The bacterium genome has a window encoding:
- a CDS encoding nickel-dependent hydrogenase large subunit, with amino-acid sequence MARIVVDPITRIEGHLRIEAVVENGRITEAYSSGTMVRGFEKILKGRDPRDAWAFTERACGVCTTVHALASVRTVEDALGITVPKNAELIRNLMCCAQYVQDHVVHFYHLHALDWVDVVSALSADPAATSQLAQSISRWPKSSPGYFADLQKRLQTFVASGQLGIFANGYWGHPQYKLPAEANLMAVAHYLEALEWQKEIVKVHTIFGGKNPHPNYLVGGVPCSINLDEVNAVNTERLNQVAKLITDAIAFVELVYLPDLLAIAGFYKDWAGIGGGLTNYLAYGEFPTRSYGQPDSFKFPRGAILNRNLNEVHEVNGRDKEEIKEYISHSWYSYKNGDGAGLHPWDGETEFNFTGPKPPFDQLNVEGKYSWLKTPRWREHAMEVGPLARMLVAYAKGVTEVKDIVNDTLGRLNVPVTALFSTLGRTAARGLETKLIAHWMQEFYDELLANVKAGETRTFTEERWDPATWPETCEGVGLTEAPRGALAHWIRIKDKKIDNYQLVVPSTWNASPKDHNGMRSAYEEALLGTPVANVDQPVEILRTIHSFDPCIACAVHLYDPAGRQVHQVKFY; translated from the coding sequence ATGGCACGCATCGTCGTTGACCCGATCACCCGCATCGAAGGGCATCTGCGCATCGAAGCGGTGGTGGAAAACGGCCGCATCACCGAGGCCTACAGCTCCGGCACCATGGTGCGCGGCTTTGAGAAGATTCTGAAAGGCCGCGATCCACGCGACGCCTGGGCCTTCACCGAACGCGCCTGCGGCGTGTGCACCACCGTGCATGCGCTCGCCAGCGTGCGCACCGTGGAGGACGCGCTCGGCATTACCGTTCCCAAGAACGCCGAGCTCATTCGCAACTTGATGTGTTGCGCGCAATACGTGCAGGATCACGTCGTGCACTTCTATCATCTGCATGCCCTGGATTGGGTGGACGTGGTCAGTGCGCTCTCCGCCGATCCCGCGGCAACCTCGCAACTGGCGCAGAGCATTTCGCGCTGGCCGAAAAGCTCGCCGGGCTATTTTGCTGATCTGCAAAAACGCCTGCAAACGTTTGTGGCCAGCGGCCAGCTCGGCATTTTCGCCAACGGCTATTGGGGCCATCCCCAATACAAGCTGCCGGCCGAGGCCAACCTGATGGCGGTGGCGCACTATCTCGAAGCGCTGGAGTGGCAAAAGGAAATCGTCAAAGTGCACACCATCTTCGGCGGCAAGAACCCGCATCCCAACTATCTCGTGGGCGGCGTGCCGTGTTCGATCAATCTCGACGAAGTCAACGCCGTCAACACCGAGCGCTTGAACCAAGTTGCCAAACTCATCACCGATGCCATCGCATTCGTCGAGCTGGTGTATCTGCCCGACCTGCTGGCGATTGCCGGCTTCTACAAGGACTGGGCGGGCATCGGCGGCGGTTTGACCAACTATCTCGCCTATGGCGAGTTTCCGACGCGCAGCTACGGCCAGCCGGATTCCTTCAAATTCCCGCGCGGCGCCATTCTCAACCGCAATTTGAACGAGGTGCATGAGGTGAATGGCCGCGACAAAGAGGAAATCAAGGAGTACATTTCGCATTCGTGGTACAGTTACAAAAACGGCGACGGCGCGGGCTTGCATCCCTGGGATGGCGAGACGGAATTCAACTTCACCGGCCCCAAGCCGCCTTTCGACCAGCTCAACGTCGAGGGCAAGTATTCCTGGCTGAAAACGCCGCGCTGGAGAGAGCACGCGATGGAAGTCGGGCCGCTCGCCCGCATGCTGGTCGCCTATGCCAAGGGCGTGACCGAGGTGAAGGACATCGTGAACGACACGTTGGGCCGGCTCAACGTTCCCGTGACCGCGCTGTTTTCCACGCTCGGCCGCACCGCGGCGCGCGGGTTGGAAACCAAGCTCATCGCCCATTGGATGCAGGAATTCTATGATGAGCTGCTCGCCAACGTCAAGGCCGGCGAGACCCGCACGTTCACCGAGGAGAGATGGGACCCGGCGACCTGGCCGGAAACCTGCGAAGGCGTGGGCCTGACCGAGGCGCCGCGCGGCGCCCTGGCGCACTGGATTCGCATCAAGGACAAAAAGATCGACAATTACCAACTGGTGGTGCCCAGCACCTGGAACGCTTCGCCGAAGGATCACAACGGCATGCGCTCTGCCTACGAAGAGGCCTTGCTCGGCACGCCGGTGGCGAACGTCGATCAGCCGGTGGAGATTCTCCGCACGATTCACTCCTTCGATCCGTGCATCGCGTGCGCCGTGCATCTCTACGATCCCGCCGGCCGGCAGGTTCACCAAGTGAAATTTTATTGA
- the cybH gene encoding Ni/Fe-hydrogenase, b-type cytochrome subunit, with product MATTSPRVAYRRVYVWQLPVRFYHWLNALCVAVLIVTGYLIGNPLAISYSTEAYQQYWFGTVRFVHFVAAFIFFFNFMVRIYWGFVGNAYARWENFIPFRKAQWREILEVLKVDVLQAKIKGMISIGHNALAGFTYFLSFLAFLFQSLTGFALYSSMSDSFFPRLFAWIVPLMGGDFAVRQWHHLFLWFFVVFTIVHMYLVFYHDYIEGRGTTSSMVGGWKFEREDVLKS from the coding sequence ATGGCAACGACATCACCCCGGGTGGCCTACCGCCGCGTCTACGTCTGGCAACTGCCGGTGCGTTTCTATCACTGGCTCAATGCCCTGTGCGTCGCGGTGTTGATCGTCACCGGCTACCTGATCGGCAACCCGCTGGCCATTTCCTATTCCACCGAAGCCTACCAGCAGTATTGGTTCGGCACGGTGCGCTTCGTGCATTTCGTGGCGGCGTTCATTTTCTTTTTCAATTTCATGGTGCGCATCTACTGGGGCTTCGTCGGCAACGCCTACGCGCGCTGGGAGAATTTCATCCCGTTCCGCAAGGCGCAATGGCGGGAGATCCTCGAAGTGCTGAAGGTGGATGTGCTGCAGGCGAAGATCAAGGGCATGATCTCCATCGGCCACAATGCGCTCGCCGGCTTCACCTACTTCCTGTCGTTTCTCGCGTTTCTGTTTCAATCGCTCACCGGGTTTGCGCTGTATTCCAGCATGAGCGACTCCTTCTTTCCGCGGCTGTTCGCGTGGATCGTGCCGTTGATGGGCGGCGACTTCGCGGTGAGGCAGTGGCATCACCTGTTCTTGTGGTTCTTCGTCGTCTTCACCATCGTGCACATGTACCTCGTGTTCTACCACGACTACATCGAAGGCCGCGGCACCACCTCGTCGATGGTGGGCGGATGGAAGTTTGAGCGGGAGGATGTGCTGAAGTCGTGA
- a CDS encoding HyaD/HybD family hydrogenase maturation endopeptidase, which yields MAADSNILILGIGNVLMGDEGIGVHVVRHLQNMPLPEGVACLDGGTGSFNLLEPMQRAQRVILIDATIDGAPAGTIRRLTPRFSKDYPRTLTAHDIGLKDLLDAFYLLGHVPEIILYAISIAAVQEVGTELSPEIAAVVEEVAGKVIEEMNSQSGMPLTQPAREEQSGAGLR from the coding sequence ATGGCCGCGGACTCAAACATTCTCATCCTCGGCATCGGCAACGTGCTGATGGGCGATGAGGGCATCGGTGTGCACGTGGTACGCCATCTTCAAAACATGCCACTGCCGGAGGGGGTGGCATGTTTGGATGGCGGCACCGGCAGCTTCAACTTGCTCGAGCCGATGCAGCGCGCGCAGAGAGTGATTTTGATTGACGCCACGATCGACGGCGCGCCCGCTGGCACAATTCGCCGCCTCACCCCGCGCTTCTCCAAAGATTATCCGCGCACGCTCACCGCCCACGACATCGGGTTGAAGGATTTGCTGGATGCGTTCTATCTGCTCGGCCATGTGCCGGAAATCATTTTGTATGCGATTTCGATAGCCGCGGTGCAGGAAGTGGGCACCGAGCTTTCGCCGGAGATCGCAGCGGTGGTGGAGGAGGTGGCTGGCAAAGTGATCGAGGAAATGAATTCTCAGAGCGGAATGCCGTTGACACAGCCTGCGCGGGAGGAGCAAAGCGGGGCCGGTTTGAGGTGA
- a CDS encoding porin family protein: MRSKSTLAPLLFCLAVAQAQLVTGQGLKFGMVSSKLQADRDAAPLFLDFPVWEDLHRRMGPQIGVFVDFFAMPALGLQAEVSFLEKGAEQEIAISTIDHPEGTGERFTIDLFQYDFLAFSVLAQPRLKLGAVTPYAVAGPSLHWLIADRDGLFGDTQNLTPALVAGVGVELRQALAFPVLFEIRYHPDLTRFYESGRAKFKFQLWQFLLGVNLRKR, from the coding sequence ATGCGTTCAAAGTCCACATTGGCGCCATTGCTCTTTTGTCTTGCCGTGGCGCAGGCACAGCTCGTCACCGGCCAGGGCCTCAAGTTCGGCATGGTGTCCTCCAAGCTGCAGGCAGACCGGGACGCTGCTCCCTTGTTTTTGGACTTCCCGGTGTGGGAGGATTTGCATCGGCGCATGGGGCCGCAGATCGGTGTGTTCGTTGATTTTTTCGCGATGCCCGCGCTCGGCCTCCAGGCGGAAGTCAGTTTCCTCGAAAAAGGAGCGGAACAGGAGATCGCAATCTCCACCATTGACCATCCGGAGGGCACGGGCGAGCGTTTCACCATCGATCTGTTTCAATACGATTTCCTGGCGTTCAGCGTGTTGGCGCAGCCCCGGCTGAAGCTCGGTGCGGTCACTCCCTACGCCGTGGCCGGGCCGTCACTGCATTGGCTCATCGCCGATCGCGACGGCTTGTTTGGAGACACGCAGAACTTGACGCCTGCCCTGGTTGCCGGCGTCGGTGTGGAACTACGGCAGGCATTGGCATTCCCCGTCCTTTTCGAAATACGCTACCATCCTGATTTGACCCGTTTCTATGAAAGCGGGCGGGCTAAATTCAAGTTTCAGCTCTGGCAGTTTCTGCTGGGCGTCAACCTGCGCAAACGATGA
- a CDS encoding 4Fe-4S dicluster domain-containing protein — protein sequence MAHHTLKSGYSRLVDRLNRFPQGAPPSELLFKILKMLFSEKEAELVANLPIKPFTAEKASGIWKMDLAGAQKVLDTLAGRGILVDVDHNGTSEYTLPPPMAGFFEFSLMRVRADIDQKVLSELFYQYLNVEEDFIRELFTQGETQLGRTFVHEPALSVENALQVLDYERASEVINTASHMAVGVCYCRHKMHHLDRACNAPLDICMTFNNTAASLIKHGIARQVDKQEGLDLLQQAYASNLVQFGENVQRHVNFICNCCGCCCEAMIAARRFAILNPVHTTNFLPEVKRETCNGCGKCVNVCPVEAMTLVSANDPRHPKMKVARLSEDLCLGCGLCVRACPKDSVTLKSRPEKVITPVNGAHRVVMMAIERGKLQHLIFDNQVLWNHRALAAVLGVILKLPPIKQAMASRQVKSRYLEALLAKWRH from the coding sequence ATGGCCCACCACACGCTAAAATCCGGCTATTCCCGATTAGTCGATCGCCTGAATCGTTTCCCCCAAGGCGCGCCGCCGTCGGAATTGCTGTTCAAAATTCTCAAAATGCTGTTCAGCGAGAAAGAAGCGGAATTGGTGGCGAACTTACCCATCAAGCCCTTCACCGCAGAAAAGGCGAGCGGCATTTGGAAAATGGATTTGGCCGGCGCGCAAAAGGTGCTGGACACGTTGGCGGGACGCGGCATTCTGGTGGACGTCGACCACAACGGCACCAGCGAGTACACCCTGCCGCCGCCGATGGCGGGTTTCTTCGAGTTTTCGCTCATGCGGGTGCGCGCGGACATTGATCAAAAAGTCCTGAGCGAACTTTTTTACCAATACCTCAACGTCGAAGAAGACTTCATTCGCGAACTCTTCACCCAGGGCGAAACTCAGCTCGGCCGCACGTTCGTGCACGAGCCGGCGCTGTCGGTCGAGAACGCTCTGCAGGTTTTGGATTACGAACGCGCTTCCGAAGTCATCAACACCGCGTCACACATGGCCGTCGGGGTCTGCTACTGCCGCCATAAAATGCACCATCTCGACCGCGCTTGCAACGCGCCGCTGGACATCTGCATGACGTTCAACAACACCGCGGCCTCTCTCATCAAGCATGGCATTGCCCGGCAGGTCGACAAACAAGAAGGCCTGGATCTCTTGCAGCAGGCCTATGCCAGCAATCTCGTGCAGTTCGGCGAAAATGTACAGCGGCACGTGAATTTCATCTGCAATTGCTGCGGCTGTTGCTGCGAAGCCATGATCGCAGCGCGGCGCTTCGCGATTTTGAATCCGGTGCACACCACGAACTTCCTCCCGGAAGTCAAGCGGGAAACCTGCAACGGTTGCGGCAAATGCGTCAATGTTTGTCCGGTCGAGGCCATGACCCTGGTCTCGGCCAATGATCCGCGCCATCCCAAAATGAAAGTGGCCCGCTTGTCGGAAGACCTATGTCTGGGCTGCGGACTTTGTGTGCGCGCCTGCCCCAAAGACAGCGTGACGTTGAAAAGCCGGCCGGAAAAAGTGATCACGCCGGTGAACGGCGCGCATCGCGTGGTGATGATGGCCATCGAGCGCGGCAAGCTGCAGCATTTGATTTTCGACAATCAAGTGCTGTGGAACCATCGCGCGCTGGCGGCGGTGCTCGGGGTCATTTTGAAGCTGCCGCCCATCAAACAAGCGATGGCCAGCCGCCAGGTGAAATCACGATATCTCGAAGCCCTGCTCGCCAAATGGCGCCACTGA
- the hypA gene encoding hydrogenase maturation nickel metallochaperone HypA, producing MHELSIATSIVETVLQEMQRRQLPAVETIAVRVGALSGVVPEALEFSFSAIINGTPLAGTRLAIEQVPLQGKCRNCGLDFSVVEFIFACPHCRSGQIEITKGEELEIAYLEVSS from the coding sequence ATGCACGAACTTTCGATTGCCACCTCCATCGTTGAAACCGTTTTGCAAGAGATGCAACGCCGGCAACTGCCGGCCGTGGAAACCATCGCGGTGCGCGTGGGCGCGCTGAGCGGCGTGGTGCCGGAAGCGCTGGAATTCAGCTTCAGCGCCATCATCAACGGCACGCCGCTGGCCGGCACCCGCCTTGCAATCGAGCAGGTGCCGCTGCAGGGCAAATGCCGTAACTGCGGCTTGGATTTTTCAGTTGTGGAGTTTATCTTCGCCTGTCCCCATTGCCGCTCGGGGCAAATCGAAATCACCAAAGGGGAGGAGTTGGAGATTGCGTATTTGGAAGTGAGTTCGTAG
- the hypB gene encoding hydrogenase nickel incorporation protein HypB, with translation MTEKIAVERKVLSENDKLAAEIRSQLMQRGVVALNFVSSPGSGKTSLLEKTLAALNHELRLGLIAGDVQTENDADRLKRAGGKLVQPIVTGGLCHLDAKMITRVLPEFDLAQLDLLFIENVGNLVCPSSYDLGEDMKVVVLSTTEGDDKPLKYPGMFRRAKVMVINKIDLLGTSDFDLARVKENARRINADLKVFEVSCRTGAGLPAWFDWLRGLVHAPARDLPLTTGA, from the coding sequence ATGACTGAAAAAATCGCTGTTGAGAGAAAAGTCCTTTCTGAAAACGACAAGCTTGCCGCTGAAATCCGCAGCCAGTTGATGCAGCGCGGCGTGGTGGCGCTCAACTTCGTCAGCTCGCCCGGCTCCGGCAAGACCAGCCTGCTGGAGAAAACGCTGGCGGCATTGAATCACGAGCTGCGCCTGGGTTTGATTGCCGGTGACGTGCAAACCGAGAACGATGCCGACCGCCTGAAACGCGCCGGCGGCAAACTGGTGCAGCCCATCGTCACCGGCGGCTTGTGCCATCTCGATGCCAAAATGATCACGCGCGTGCTGCCGGAGTTCGATCTCGCGCAACTCGATTTGCTGTTCATCGAGAATGTCGGCAATCTCGTGTGTCCGTCCAGCTATGATCTCGGCGAAGACATGAAAGTGGTGGTGCTCAGCACCACCGAAGGCGACGACAAGCCGCTGAAGTATCCCGGCATGTTCCGCCGCGCCAAAGTGATGGTGATCAACAAAATCGACCTGCTCGGCACTTCCGATTTCGACCTCGCCCGCGTCAAAGAAAATGCCCGCCGCATCAATGCCGATCTCAAGGTCTTTGAAGTCTCCTGCCGCACCGGCGCCGGCTTGCCCGCCTGGTTCGATTGGCTGCGCGGGCTGGTGCACGCGCCGGCGCGCGACCTGCCGCTGACCACGGGAGCATAG
- the hypF gene encoding carbamoyltransferase HypF has product MLRRERIHISGIVQGVGFRPFVYRLAQQCGLAGFVRNNTEGVLIEVEGNAAGLQAFRHRLATEAPPRAHLVQLTLEEIPPAGESEFAIVASERDRPAQAFISPDLCLCADCRAELFDPANRRFHYPFINCTNCGPRYTIVRRIPYDRRNTSMSVFPLCAACAAEYHDPADRRFHAQPNACPVCGPRLWLCDRNGTQLAEAEAVEQAIAQLQQGAIVAVRGLGGFHLAVDARNQAAVRTLRQRKGRAEKPFAMMARNLAAIENFCHVSPAEQALLQQPARPIVLLPRRAPDQLAAAVAPNQKYFGFMLPYTPLHELLLQDHFDALVMTSGNFSEEPIAIGNQEALARLAALADFFLLHDREILQRCDDSIVRLAAGRPRLIRRSRGYVPEPVFIPRPTPRRVLACGGELKNTIALSRGNAVFLSQHIGDLDNPAAFSFFENSIAHLQDILEIVPELIAYDLHPEYLSTKWALQQEGLPRVGVQHHHAHLAAVMADNGVAEPTIGLILDGTGYGSDGTIWGGEVLLGTAASFERFAYLQPVAMPGGAAAIHQPWRMALSYLAATFGSNLGPLSLPFLQQLRSAAVEVVLQMIDKKINAPLTSSCGRLFDGVAALLGLHQEVSYEAQAAMALEMLADEAEPEFYPEAVRSAGAGAIPITPLIHAVVEDLQNGVAREKIAARFHHTLIEIFITAAGAARAATAINRVGLSGGVYQNAFFFHRMLERLQAEGFEVLTHQQVPTNDGGLALGQIVIAGAVAHQS; this is encoded by the coding sequence TTGCTGCGCCGCGAACGCATTCACATTTCCGGCATCGTGCAGGGTGTCGGCTTCCGCCCCTTCGTCTACCGCCTGGCGCAGCAGTGCGGCTTGGCCGGATTTGTCCGCAACAACACCGAAGGCGTGCTCATTGAGGTGGAAGGCAACGCCGCGGGGTTGCAGGCATTTCGCCATCGCCTCGCGACCGAAGCGCCGCCACGCGCGCACCTGGTGCAGCTCACGCTGGAGGAAATTCCGCCTGCCGGAGAATCGGAATTCGCCATCGTGGCCAGCGAGCGCGACCGGCCGGCGCAGGCTTTCATCTCACCGGACCTCTGTCTGTGCGCCGACTGCCGCGCGGAATTGTTCGATCCTGCCAACCGGCGTTTTCACTATCCCTTCATCAATTGCACGAACTGCGGTCCGCGTTACACCATCGTTCGCCGCATTCCCTACGACCGGCGCAACACTTCGATGAGTGTGTTTCCGCTGTGCGCGGCCTGTGCGGCAGAATACCATGATCCTGCCGACCGCCGGTTTCATGCCCAGCCCAATGCTTGTCCGGTGTGCGGGCCGCGCTTGTGGCTGTGCGATCGCAACGGCACGCAGCTCGCTGAAGCTGAGGCCGTCGAGCAAGCCATTGCCCAATTGCAGCAGGGCGCCATCGTTGCCGTCCGGGGATTGGGCGGCTTTCATCTCGCGGTGGATGCCCGCAACCAGGCCGCGGTGCGCACGCTGCGCCAACGCAAGGGCCGCGCGGAAAAGCCGTTTGCGATGATGGCGCGCAATCTCGCTGCCATCGAAAACTTCTGTCACGTCTCGCCGGCGGAACAGGCGCTGCTGCAGCAGCCGGCCCGGCCGATTGTCTTGCTGCCGCGCCGCGCTCCCGATCAACTTGCGGCCGCCGTGGCGCCCAATCAAAAATACTTCGGCTTCATGCTGCCTTACACGCCGCTGCACGAGCTGCTGCTGCAGGATCATTTTGACGCGCTGGTGATGACCAGCGGCAATTTCAGCGAAGAGCCGATCGCCATCGGCAATCAAGAAGCGCTCGCGCGTTTGGCGGCGCTGGCGGATTTCTTTCTGCTGCACGATCGCGAGATTCTACAGCGCTGCGACGATTCCATCGTGCGCCTGGCAGCCGGCCGGCCGCGGCTCATCCGCCGGTCGCGCGGCTATGTGCCCGAGCCGGTGTTCATTCCACGCCCCACGCCGCGGCGCGTGCTGGCGTGCGGCGGAGAATTGAAGAACACCATTGCGCTCTCGCGCGGCAATGCCGTTTTTCTCAGCCAGCACATCGGCGATTTGGACAATCCCGCCGCGTTTTCATTTTTCGAAAACAGCATTGCGCATCTCCAGGACATACTCGAAATCGTTCCGGAGCTGATCGCGTATGATTTGCATCCGGAATACCTTTCCACCAAATGGGCGTTGCAGCAGGAGGGCTTGCCGCGCGTGGGGGTGCAGCATCATCATGCGCATCTCGCGGCCGTGATGGCCGACAACGGCGTGGCGGAACCGACGATAGGCTTGATTCTGGACGGCACCGGTTACGGCAGCGACGGCACGATCTGGGGCGGGGAAGTGCTGCTCGGCACCGCGGCTTCATTCGAACGCTTTGCCTATTTGCAGCCGGTTGCCATGCCGGGCGGCGCCGCGGCGATTCATCAGCCCTGGCGCATGGCGTTGAGCTATCTGGCGGCGACTTTCGGCAGCAATCTCGGGCCGTTGTCGTTGCCCTTTTTGCAGCAGCTCCGCAGTGCAGCCGTGGAAGTGGTGCTGCAGATGATCGACAAGAAAATCAACGCGCCGCTCACCTCCAGTTGCGGCCGCTTGTTCGACGGCGTGGCCGCGCTGCTCGGGCTGCACCAGGAAGTGAGCTATGAAGCGCAAGCGGCGATGGCATTGGAAATGCTGGCCGACGAAGCGGAGCCGGAGTTTTATCCCGAAGCGGTCCGCTCCGCCGGCGCCGGTGCGATTCCCATCACGCCGCTGATCCACGCGGTGGTGGAGGATTTGCAAAACGGCGTGGCGCGTGAAAAAATCGCAGCACGCTTTCATCACACGCTGATCGAAATCTTCATCACGGCCGCCGGCGCGGCGCGCGCGGCCACCGCCATCAACCGCGTGGGACTGAGCGGCGGCGTGTATCAAAACGCGTTTTTCTTTCACCGTATGCTGGAACGACTGCAAGCGGAGGGTTTCGAAGTTTTGACCCATCAGCAAGTGCCCACGAATGACGGCGGCCTGGCGCTCGGCCAGATTGTGATTGCCGGCGCGGTTGCCCATCAAAGTTGA
- a CDS encoding HypC/HybG/HupF family hydrogenase formation chaperone: MCLAIPGKVIEIYEQNGLKMGRLDYAGTVNTACLEYVPEVRLGQYALVHAGFAISVLDEEEARKTYAVWDELVQAAAQEGTDIFGMPFEKSPPG; encoded by the coding sequence ATGTGTTTGGCCATTCCTGGAAAAGTCATCGAAATCTACGAGCAGAACGGCTTGAAAATGGGCCGCCTCGATTATGCCGGCACGGTCAACACCGCCTGCCTGGAATATGTGCCGGAGGTGCGGCTCGGACAATACGCGCTGGTGCACGCCGGCTTTGCCATCAGCGTGCTGGATGAAGAAGAAGCGCGCAAAACCTACGCGGTGTGGGACGAGCTGGTGCAGGCCGCGGCGCAAGAGGGCACCGACATCTTCGGCATGCCGTTCGAAAAATCGCCGCCCGGCTGA